A single Pseudoalteromonas phenolica DNA region contains:
- a CDS encoding DUF3450 domain-containing protein encodes MSVKIRKSLVATALLGATAFASSNVIADPLNDIQKVGQQTQTAAKKSQEKIDNIYGQTQEMIGEYRSVVDETELLKVYNDHVARLVADQNASIESLNRQIGTIEKTKQDVVPLMYRMIDTLEQFIKADVPFDTETRLGRVEKLRDLLSNSKVTTSEKFRQVLEAYTIETDYSSTMVASQGSLEINGKNINVDFARIGRVAFVAQSFDLKHAWVWNNSAKQWDELGEEYIKPVKTFIRIARGQAAPELLALPIFGAE; translated from the coding sequence ATGTCTGTTAAAATCAGAAAGAGTCTTGTAGCTACAGCACTTCTAGGTGCAACAGCTTTCGCAAGCAGCAACGTGATTGCAGATCCTTTGAATGACATACAAAAAGTAGGTCAGCAAACTCAAACGGCTGCAAAAAAATCACAAGAAAAAATTGATAACATTTATGGTCAAACTCAAGAGATGATCGGCGAGTACCGCAGTGTTGTTGATGAAACAGAATTATTAAAAGTTTATAACGACCACGTAGCACGTTTGGTAGCTGACCAAAATGCTAGCATTGAGTCACTTAATCGTCAGATTGGTACGATTGAGAAAACAAAACAGGACGTTGTGCCTCTGATGTATCGCATGATCGATACGCTTGAGCAATTCATCAAAGCGGACGTTCCGTTTGACACTGAAACTCGTTTAGGTCGTGTTGAAAAATTACGTGATCTTCTTTCTAACTCTAAAGTAACGACTTCAGAGAAGTTCCGTCAGGTTCTTGAAGCTTACACAATTGAGACAGATTACAGCTCAACGATGGTTGCTTCTCAAGGCTCACTAGAAATCAACGGTAAAAACATCAACGTTGACTTCGCACGTATTGGCCGTGTTGCATTTGTTGCTCAATCATTCGATCTTAAGCACGCTTGGGTTTGGAACAACAGCGCAAAACAGTGGGATGAGCTAGGCGAAGAGTACATCAAGCCAGTTAAAACTTTCATCCGTATCGCACGTGGTCAGGCAGCACCTGAACTACTAGCACTTCCAATCTTTGGCGCGGAGTAA